From Pseudarthrobacter equi, a single genomic window includes:
- a CDS encoding glycosyl hydrolase family 28 protein, with protein sequence MQVARTPRKPNHRLAGAAATVLIGLTSLTAIAAPSSAAPPGSQDSPACSSSSTRLEAGTAQAPQNLCVPAAATDDTSTLLVWNKPDVYGDVVDYRVYQNGAPIGTAEENARQFSPAQEYVDAFRARDTDGFHAKTVAHNFTVTGLSPRTKHTFSVTGIRADGSETPASGTITVTTTPKRHTNVVTAPAYKAKGDGTTLDTAAIQKAIDTCRTPGCTVVVPQGTFRTGALFLHSNMTVELQEGARLLGSDQPEDYPLEKGYYLYPVPEPLPTEAEYRNYLRPPSLLNVLPGDNGRSKEGREPGAVASNVRITGKGVVDGNGWKRTSTGTVTDEAGNELPQYVASSAGKVLEDGLLAANQFRNAKANPDALTGIVNRPDTFEDSVLYGQYRSSLMTFMGVDNLYLEGVTADNPAFHGVMIVDSENTTVNGMRHTTYNTNNGDGLEFGGTSNGIVLNNFFDTGDDQVNFAAGQGKYGAQGRPSEDVWIFNNYMRMGHGGIAVGSNTAAWVQRVLAEDNVMYKVETGGLRMKSTSDMAGGGRNFLFRDTAMACMGSSAFIMTLSYNQSPSGYVAADSATFKDVVVRNVSVDGNNSPSCGMAVSDSKPVIDIQAGPALGEGTATLSNFTFQDVVFRNVNPANIKGLTNSVFDGVTFQSVRNNANPWRFDQYSTGNSFADVSPAPAALPAG encoded by the coding sequence ATGCAGGTTGCCAGAACCCCACGGAAGCCTAACCACCGCCTTGCAGGCGCCGCCGCCACAGTCCTGATCGGTCTCACATCCCTGACCGCCATCGCCGCCCCGAGCTCGGCAGCGCCGCCGGGAAGCCAGGATTCCCCGGCGTGCTCCAGCTCCAGCACCCGCCTCGAGGCGGGCACCGCCCAGGCACCCCAGAACCTCTGCGTCCCGGCCGCCGCCACGGATGACACCAGCACCCTGCTGGTCTGGAACAAGCCGGACGTGTACGGCGACGTGGTGGATTACCGGGTCTACCAGAACGGCGCACCGATCGGCACGGCGGAGGAGAATGCCCGGCAGTTCTCGCCGGCGCAGGAATATGTGGATGCTTTCCGGGCCAGGGATACGGACGGCTTCCACGCCAAAACCGTGGCCCACAACTTCACAGTCACAGGCCTGTCCCCGCGCACCAAGCACACCTTCAGCGTGACCGGGATCCGGGCGGACGGCAGCGAAACCCCGGCGAGCGGCACCATCACGGTGACCACCACTCCCAAGCGGCACACCAACGTGGTCACCGCACCCGCCTACAAAGCCAAAGGCGACGGCACCACCCTGGACACGGCTGCCATCCAAAAAGCGATCGATACCTGCCGCACCCCCGGCTGCACCGTCGTCGTACCCCAGGGCACCTTCCGGACGGGCGCGCTGTTCCTGCACTCCAACATGACGGTGGAACTGCAGGAGGGCGCCCGGCTGCTGGGCTCGGACCAGCCAGAGGACTACCCGCTGGAGAAGGGCTACTACCTCTATCCCGTGCCGGAGCCGCTGCCCACGGAGGCCGAATACCGGAACTACCTGCGGCCGCCGTCGCTCCTTAACGTCCTCCCCGGGGACAACGGCCGGTCCAAGGAAGGGCGTGAACCCGGCGCGGTGGCCAGCAACGTCCGGATCACCGGCAAGGGCGTGGTGGACGGCAACGGCTGGAAGCGCACCAGCACCGGAACAGTAACAGATGAGGCGGGCAACGAGCTGCCACAGTACGTGGCCAGCAGCGCCGGCAAGGTGCTGGAGGACGGGCTGCTCGCGGCCAACCAGTTCCGCAACGCCAAGGCCAACCCGGACGCCCTGACCGGCATCGTCAACAGGCCGGACACATTCGAGGATTCCGTGCTGTACGGCCAGTACCGTTCCAGCCTGATGACATTCATGGGCGTCGACAACCTGTACCTGGAGGGCGTCACGGCGGACAATCCCGCGTTCCACGGCGTGATGATCGTGGACAGCGAGAACACCACTGTCAACGGCATGCGGCACACCACCTACAACACCAACAACGGCGACGGGCTGGAGTTCGGCGGAACCAGCAACGGAATCGTGCTCAACAACTTCTTCGACACCGGCGACGACCAGGTCAACTTCGCCGCCGGCCAGGGCAAGTACGGCGCACAGGGCAGGCCGAGCGAGGACGTCTGGATCTTCAACAACTACATGCGGATGGGCCACGGCGGCATCGCGGTGGGCTCCAACACGGCGGCCTGGGTGCAGCGCGTGCTGGCCGAGGACAACGTGATGTACAAGGTGGAGACCGGCGGGCTGCGGATGAAGAGCACCTCGGACATGGCCGGCGGCGGGCGGAACTTCCTCTTCCGGGACACCGCCATGGCCTGCATGGGCAGCAGCGCGTTCATCATGACGCTCAGCTACAACCAGTCACCCAGCGGGTACGTCGCCGCGGATTCGGCCACCTTCAAGGACGTGGTGGTCCGCAACGTGTCAGTGGACGGCAACAACTCGCCCAGCTGCGGCATGGCCGTCTCCGACAGCAAACCGGTCATCGACATCCAGGCCGGACCCGCTCTCGGCGAAGGCACTGCCACGCTCAGCAACTTCACCTTCCAGGACGTGGTATTCCGGAACGTCAACCCCGCCAACATCAAGGGCCTCACCAATTCGGTGTTCGACGGCGTGACCTTCCAGAGCGTCCGGAACAACGCCAACCCCTGGCGGTTCGACCAGTACTCCACCGGCAACTCGTTCGCGGACGTATCGCCCGCGCCCGCGGCGCTTCCGGCCGGCTAG
- a CDS encoding amidohydrolase family protein, producing MPLTLRNVRPWGGDPADVTLDGGAVTAVVPAAQEGAASAGGGTEPGAGVVDGRGRILLPSFSDVHVHLDSTRLGLPFRPHTGSPGVWNMMLNDRNNWRDAEASITERATHALGAMIERGTTRVRSYAQVDADAGLERFEAVLVARETHRDRADVAVIAFPQAGLLREAGSAEVLEEALRLGADVVGGIDPCALDRDPVKHLDIVFGFAEKYSRPVDIHLHEPGQLGLFSIELILERTRALGMQGLVTISHAFALADLPDGQLDGLLAEMAELDVSVATVAPATPLPLEKLTAAGIRVGLGEDGQRDYWSPYGNADMLDRTWQLAFTNRFRADELIEHCVAVATVGGASVIDPAAQRLSSLADRPGLAVGDPAELVLVEGDTVAAAVMDKLPGRTVIHRGGVVADGLQLV from the coding sequence ATGCCTTTGACGCTCCGCAACGTCCGCCCTTGGGGCGGGGACCCCGCCGACGTGACGCTCGACGGCGGCGCGGTCACCGCCGTTGTACCCGCCGCCCAGGAGGGAGCTGCTTCGGCGGGCGGCGGCACTGAGCCGGGTGCCGGCGTCGTGGACGGGCGCGGCCGGATCCTGTTGCCGTCCTTCTCCGACGTCCATGTCCATCTGGACTCCACCCGGCTGGGACTGCCGTTCCGCCCGCACACCGGCTCCCCGGGCGTCTGGAACATGATGCTCAACGACCGGAACAACTGGCGGGACGCGGAAGCCTCCATCACCGAACGGGCCACGCACGCCCTGGGCGCGATGATTGAACGCGGCACCACGCGCGTGCGCAGCTACGCGCAGGTGGATGCCGACGCCGGGCTAGAGCGTTTCGAGGCCGTCCTCGTTGCGCGTGAAACCCACCGGGACCGGGCGGACGTTGCGGTGATCGCGTTCCCGCAGGCGGGCCTGCTGCGGGAAGCCGGCAGCGCCGAGGTGCTCGAGGAAGCCCTCCGGCTCGGCGCCGACGTGGTGGGCGGGATCGACCCCTGTGCCCTGGACCGGGACCCCGTGAAGCATCTGGATATCGTGTTCGGCTTCGCCGAAAAGTACAGCCGGCCGGTGGACATCCACCTGCACGAGCCCGGCCAGCTGGGGCTGTTCAGCATCGAACTGATCCTGGAGCGCACCCGCGCGCTGGGCATGCAGGGGCTGGTGACCATCTCGCACGCCTTCGCCCTCGCGGATCTGCCCGACGGCCAGCTGGATGGGCTCCTGGCGGAGATGGCGGAGCTGGATGTTTCCGTGGCCACCGTTGCTCCGGCAACACCGCTGCCGCTGGAAAAGCTCACCGCCGCCGGCATCCGGGTGGGCCTCGGCGAGGACGGCCAGCGCGACTACTGGTCCCCGTACGGCAACGCTGACATGCTGGACCGCACCTGGCAGCTGGCGTTCACCAACAGGTTCCGGGCGGACGAACTGATCGAGCATTGCGTGGCCGTGGCCACCGTGGGCGGCGCCAGCGTGATCGATCCCGCGGCGCAGCGGCTTTCGTCGCTGGCGGACCGGCCCGGGCTGGCGGTGGGCGACCCCGCCGAATTGGTCCTCGTGGAGGGCGACACCGTGGCGGCAGCAGTGATGGACAAGCTTCCCGGCCGCACCGTGATCCACCGCGGCGGAGTGGTGGCTGACGGGCTGCAGCTGGTCTGA
- a CDS encoding DUF2306 domain-containing protein: MNLATITRTRRPHPRARWLVPAALILLSLVPVLAGSLRLAELSAGQVTPGNARFFDSPVPVLIHIPAVTVYLVLGAFQFVAPLRRGRHGRASWHKIAGRILAPTGLLAALSGLWMAVFYDLPPLDGPLLLALRLVFGSAMVAFIVLGFIAVRRRNYVRHSEWMSRAYAIGIAQGTIVVVTLPWIALVGPVTELSRALLIGASWLLSLAVAEYFIHRRAQATAGKPRAAVQPA, encoded by the coding sequence ATGAACCTCGCCACCATTACCCGCACCCGCCGCCCCCACCCCCGGGCCCGGTGGCTGGTCCCCGCCGCCCTGATCCTGCTCAGCCTGGTCCCCGTCCTGGCCGGATCACTCCGCCTGGCCGAACTCTCGGCCGGCCAGGTCACCCCGGGCAACGCCCGGTTCTTCGATTCGCCGGTCCCCGTCCTGATCCACATCCCCGCCGTCACCGTGTACCTGGTGCTCGGCGCGTTCCAGTTCGTTGCGCCGCTCCGGCGGGGCAGGCACGGCAGGGCCAGCTGGCACAAGATCGCCGGCCGCATCCTCGCCCCCACCGGCTTGCTGGCAGCGTTGTCCGGCTTGTGGATGGCCGTCTTCTATGACCTGCCGCCCCTGGACGGGCCCCTGCTGCTGGCCCTCCGGCTGGTGTTCGGCTCCGCGATGGTGGCGTTCATTGTCCTGGGGTTCATTGCAGTGCGGCGCCGGAACTACGTCCGGCACTCGGAGTGGATGTCCCGGGCGTACGCCATCGGCATCGCCCAGGGCACCATCGTTGTGGTCACCCTCCCCTGGATTGCCCTGGTGGGGCCGGTGACCGAGCTCTCGCGTGCCCTCCTGATCGGCGCGTCCTGGCTGCTCAGCCTGGCGGTGGCGGAATACTTCATCCACCGGCGGGCGCAGGCAACGGCGGGAAAGCCCCGCGCTGCCGTCCAACCGGCCTAG
- a CDS encoding serine hydrolase — protein MTSGSVFPTRRTLLRTAGVGVAGMPLLAAGRLPRQPASAVPSALLPAPPAFVPPLLDRAKVDRALARLDGFAGDALDRTGLPGLAVAVVYQDEVLYSKGFGVREAGKPGGVTPDTVFQVASVSKPLASTVIAGVVGQQVIAWTDPVVKYNRDFELNDGYVTRNATFADLLSHRSGLQTGAGDLLEDLGFGRDYILSHLHQQPLNAFRSSYHYSNFGYTEGGQAAADAMGSSWEDLADGILFRKLGMASSSYRLADYEKAADRAVLHVPVGDRQWAAKYRRDPDAEAPAGGASSSVRDLAQWLRLQLGNGTYGGEPVIDAAALQTTHVPHSVSGPASAPAARSRFYGLGWNVSYDDEGRVQLGHSGAFNLGAATAVSMLPGEQLAIVCLTNGRPQGIAEAINADFMDTAQNGTPTVDWLPFIAGIFRQQDEADKPEVDYAKVPANPAPAGPNRRYTGTYDNPYYGPLVVFEEGGGLAMRMGPEDRQTTFALTHFDGDTFSFESIGENGNGLAGALFAEPRRGSSPQLTLDFYDRTGLGTFTKGGR, from the coding sequence ATGACCAGTGGTTCTGTTTTTCCCACCCGCCGCACGCTCCTGAGGACAGCCGGGGTTGGCGTTGCCGGGATGCCGCTCCTGGCCGCCGGACGTCTGCCGCGGCAGCCGGCATCGGCGGTGCCGTCCGCGCTGCTGCCCGCGCCGCCCGCCTTCGTCCCGCCGCTGCTGGACCGGGCCAAGGTGGACCGTGCCCTGGCCCGGCTGGACGGATTTGCCGGGGACGCGCTGGACCGGACGGGGCTTCCGGGATTGGCTGTCGCCGTCGTCTATCAGGACGAGGTGCTGTACTCGAAGGGCTTCGGCGTGCGGGAGGCGGGCAAGCCGGGGGGCGTTACGCCGGACACGGTGTTCCAAGTGGCGTCGGTATCCAAACCCCTGGCCTCCACCGTGATCGCCGGAGTGGTGGGGCAGCAGGTCATCGCCTGGACGGACCCCGTGGTCAAGTACAACAGGGACTTCGAGCTCAACGACGGATATGTCACCCGCAATGCCACCTTCGCCGACCTGCTCTCGCACCGCAGCGGACTCCAAACCGGCGCGGGTGACCTGCTGGAGGACCTCGGTTTCGGCCGGGACTACATCCTGTCCCACCTCCACCAGCAGCCCCTAAATGCGTTCCGCTCCAGCTACCACTACAGCAATTTCGGCTACACCGAAGGCGGGCAGGCGGCGGCCGATGCCATGGGCAGCTCCTGGGAAGACCTGGCTGACGGGATACTGTTCCGCAAACTGGGCATGGCCTCGTCCAGCTACCGCCTGGCTGATTACGAGAAGGCCGCCGACCGCGCGGTGCTGCATGTGCCGGTGGGGGACAGGCAGTGGGCGGCGAAGTACCGCCGCGACCCCGACGCCGAAGCACCGGCCGGCGGCGCCAGTTCCTCTGTGCGGGACCTGGCCCAGTGGCTCCGGCTGCAGCTGGGCAACGGCACCTACGGCGGCGAACCGGTGATCGACGCCGCGGCCCTCCAAACCACCCATGTTCCGCACTCGGTCTCCGGGCCGGCCTCGGCGCCCGCGGCCCGGTCACGGTTTTACGGGCTGGGCTGGAATGTCTCGTACGACGATGAGGGCCGGGTCCAGCTGGGCCACTCGGGGGCCTTCAACCTGGGCGCGGCCACCGCCGTGTCCATGCTGCCGGGCGAACAGCTGGCCATCGTATGCCTGACCAACGGCCGCCCGCAGGGGATCGCGGAGGCCATCAACGCGGACTTCATGGACACGGCGCAAAACGGCACGCCCACGGTGGACTGGCTGCCCTTCATCGCCGGTATTTTCCGGCAGCAGGACGAGGCGGACAAACCTGAGGTCGATTACGCGAAGGTCCCGGCCAACCCCGCCCCGGCCGGACCCAACCGCCGGTACACCGGCACGTATGACAATCCGTATTACGGCCCTTTGGTGGTCTTCGAAGAGGGCGGCGGGCTCGCCATGAGGATGGGGCCGGAGGACAGGCAGACGACGTTCGCCCTCACCCACTTCGACGGCGACACCTTCAGCTTCGAGAGCATCGGCGAGAACGGCAACGGCCTGGCCGGCGCACTCTTTGCGGAGCCGCGCCGGGGCTCGTCGCCGCAGCTCACCCTGGACTTCTACGACAGGACCGGGCTGGGAACCTTCACCAAGGGCGGGCGGTAA
- a CDS encoding GYD domain-containing protein, whose protein sequence is MPKYLFEATYMGQGIKGLMQEGGTARRDALTEALKSVGGTLESFYYAFGYYDVLGVFEVPDDASAAALSLLINSSGNVNVRLKPLLTVEDLDEAAKKTPSYRAPGQ, encoded by the coding sequence ATGCCGAAGTATCTTTTTGAAGCGACGTATATGGGCCAAGGCATCAAGGGGCTCATGCAGGAGGGCGGAACCGCGCGGCGCGATGCGCTGACGGAGGCCCTGAAGTCCGTGGGCGGAACACTGGAAAGCTTCTACTACGCGTTCGGCTACTACGACGTACTGGGCGTTTTCGAAGTGCCGGATGATGCCAGTGCCGCCGCATTGTCGCTGCTCATCAATTCGTCAGGAAACGTCAACGTCCGCCTTAAGCCGCTGCTCACAGTGGAGGACCTCGACGAGGCCGCCAAGAAGACGCCGTCCTACCGGGCGCCCGGGCAGTAG
- a CDS encoding MFS transporter, with amino-acid sequence MAEHNGQQRRLKVSDVNVVNQRTLKKALGGTIVGNTMEWYDVGVFGYLITTMGPVFLPEADRAVQNLFLLGTFGATFIARPVGGIFFGWLGDKIGRQKVLAMTLMLMAAATFAVGLLPGYTVLGIWAAVLLVVLKLVQGFSTGGEHSGATTFVCEHAPDRRRGFYVSFLDMGSYLGFAVGGLVVSILQLVLGQEQMEAWGWRLPFLVAGPLGAVAVYFRMKIEESAAFKATMEAEAVAATHPETGEELRAVGPLGILKAHWRPILLAMILAAAANTVAYALTSYMPTYLTSNKGYDEVQGTLLTIPVLVAMALCIPFTGRLSDRIGRRPVLWIGAGSTVVFAVPAFLAIAAGSIPMTLLGLALIAFPVAFSVPNLASALPALFPTEHRYSAMGIAYNLAVAIFGGTAPFIIASLIELTADDMAIAYYLMGVAVIAAVAIYFLPESAGRHLPGSMPSVDSQEEARTLVETQDNNPLLDLDSLPFEESFAAARASHNRKPTVM; translated from the coding sequence ATGGCAGAGCACAACGGGCAGCAGCGGCGGTTGAAGGTTTCGGACGTCAACGTGGTGAACCAGCGCACGCTCAAGAAAGCGCTCGGCGGCACCATCGTGGGCAACACGATGGAGTGGTACGACGTGGGCGTGTTCGGCTACCTCATCACCACCATGGGCCCGGTGTTCCTGCCCGAGGCGGACCGGGCGGTGCAGAACCTGTTCCTGCTGGGAACCTTCGGCGCCACGTTCATCGCCCGGCCTGTGGGCGGGATCTTCTTCGGCTGGCTGGGGGACAAGATCGGCCGGCAGAAGGTGTTGGCCATGACGCTGATGCTGATGGCCGCCGCCACGTTCGCCGTCGGGCTGCTGCCCGGCTATACGGTGTTGGGCATCTGGGCGGCGGTGTTGCTGGTGGTGCTCAAGCTGGTGCAGGGCTTTTCCACCGGCGGCGAGCACTCGGGGGCCACCACGTTCGTGTGCGAGCACGCCCCGGACCGGCGCCGCGGCTTCTACGTCAGCTTCCTGGACATGGGCAGCTACCTCGGGTTCGCGGTGGGCGGGCTGGTGGTGTCCATCCTGCAATTGGTGCTGGGGCAGGAGCAGATGGAGGCGTGGGGCTGGCGGCTGCCGTTCCTGGTGGCCGGCCCGCTGGGCGCTGTGGCCGTGTATTTCCGGATGAAGATCGAGGAATCGGCCGCGTTCAAGGCCACCATGGAGGCCGAAGCGGTGGCCGCCACGCACCCGGAAACGGGGGAGGAGCTCCGTGCGGTGGGCCCGCTCGGGATCCTGAAGGCGCACTGGCGGCCCATCCTGCTGGCCATGATCCTGGCGGCCGCCGCCAACACGGTGGCCTACGCGCTCACGTCCTACATGCCCACCTACCTGACCAGTAACAAGGGGTACGACGAGGTCCAGGGCACGCTGCTGACCATCCCCGTGCTGGTGGCGATGGCGCTGTGCATCCCGTTCACCGGGCGGCTTTCGGACAGGATCGGCCGGCGACCCGTGCTGTGGATCGGGGCCGGCAGCACCGTGGTGTTCGCGGTTCCCGCGTTCCTGGCCATCGCGGCGGGCAGCATCCCCATGACGCTGCTGGGCCTGGCGCTGATTGCCTTCCCGGTGGCGTTCTCGGTGCCGAACCTCGCCTCGGCGCTGCCGGCGCTGTTCCCCACCGAGCACCGGTACTCCGCCATGGGCATCGCCTACAACCTGGCGGTGGCCATCTTCGGCGGGACGGCCCCGTTCATCATTGCGTCCCTCATTGAGCTGACGGCCGACGACATGGCGATCGCCTACTACCTCATGGGCGTGGCCGTGATCGCCGCCGTGGCCATCTACTTCCTGCCCGAATCGGCCGGCCGGCACCTGCCCGGGTCCATGCCCAGCGTGGACTCGCAGGAGGAGGCGCGGACACTGGTGGAGACCCAGGACAACAACCCGCTGCTGGACCTGGACTCGCTGCCGTTCGAGGAAAGCTTCGCGGCCGCGCGGGCGTCGCACAACCGGAAGCCCACGGTCATGTAG
- a CDS encoding NADP-dependent oxidoreductase, giving the protein MKAITYNSYGKPDVLEYGEQPMPKVGPGMVLVKVKAAAVNPVDWKIMAGGLDAVMDLQFPAVPGWDVAGVVESVGIDSRQCQPGDEVISYGRKDYVHGGSFAEYIALPERLLARKPASLGWNESAGLPLAGLTAFQVLRRLGLKAGETVLIHGGSGGVGSLGIQIAVALGANVIATASEKNHDFLRSLGAEPVAYGDGLADRVRALRPDGVDVVADFVGGNLEATLAVLADGGRHASIADSDVEQHGGDWMWVNPVGADLQELADLVDSRKFRVEVAEVFPLEKAADAFRSNMEGHTRGKIIVEVDQDS; this is encoded by the coding sequence ATGAAGGCAATCACGTACAACTCATATGGAAAACCGGACGTCCTCGAATACGGCGAGCAGCCGATGCCGAAGGTGGGGCCCGGCATGGTCCTGGTCAAAGTCAAGGCAGCCGCGGTGAACCCGGTGGACTGGAAGATCATGGCCGGCGGCTTGGACGCCGTCATGGACCTGCAATTCCCCGCCGTCCCCGGCTGGGACGTCGCCGGGGTGGTGGAGTCGGTAGGCATCGATTCCCGTCAGTGCCAGCCAGGCGACGAAGTAATTTCCTACGGACGGAAGGACTACGTCCACGGCGGCAGCTTCGCCGAGTACATCGCCCTGCCGGAGCGGCTACTGGCCCGCAAGCCCGCTTCGCTCGGCTGGAACGAATCGGCCGGCCTGCCGCTGGCTGGCCTCACCGCCTTCCAGGTGCTCCGCCGGCTGGGCCTGAAGGCCGGCGAAACGGTCCTGATCCACGGCGGCTCCGGCGGCGTCGGCTCGCTCGGCATCCAGATCGCCGTCGCCCTGGGCGCCAACGTGATCGCCACCGCCTCTGAAAAGAACCACGATTTCCTCCGCTCCCTAGGCGCTGAACCGGTTGCCTACGGGGACGGCCTTGCAGACCGCGTGCGCGCGCTGCGGCCCGACGGCGTGGACGTCGTAGCCGACTTCGTGGGCGGAAACCTCGAGGCCACCCTGGCGGTGCTCGCCGACGGCGGCCGGCACGCCTCCATCGCGGACAGCGACGTGGAGCAGCACGGCGGGGACTGGATGTGGGTCAACCCGGTGGGCGCCGACCTGCAGGAACTCGCTGACCTGGTGGACAGCCGGAAGTTCCGGGTGGAGGTTGCCGAGGTCTTCCCGCTGGAGAAGGCCGCAGATGCCTTCCGCTCCAACATGGAGGGCCACACCCGCGGCAAAATTATCGTCGAGGTGGACCAGGACTCCTGA
- a CDS encoding ArsR/SmtB family transcription factor — protein sequence MDDLSAIFLALADPTRRALLAQLQRGEATVTELAAPHSISVPSVSRHLKVLEEAGLITKSRSAQWRRCRLQPAPLQQVEEWLRPYRDFLGTRLDRLDAQLAMDPARPNKLTELEDR from the coding sequence ATGGATGACCTGAGTGCGATTTTCCTTGCGCTGGCGGATCCCACCCGTCGTGCCCTGCTGGCGCAACTGCAGCGGGGCGAGGCGACGGTGACCGAACTGGCCGCGCCGCATTCGATCAGCGTGCCCTCCGTGTCCCGCCACCTGAAAGTGCTCGAGGAGGCGGGGCTGATCACGAAGTCCCGGTCGGCGCAATGGAGGAGGTGCCGGCTTCAACCTGCGCCGCTGCAGCAGGTGGAGGAATGGCTGCGCCCTTACCGCGATTTCCTGGGCACGCGGCTGGATCGCCTTGACGCTCAGCTCGCCATGGATCCCGCTCGGCCCAATAAGCTCACTGAACTGGAGGATAGATGA
- a CDS encoding SRPBCC family protein, giving the protein MTHSPTDRSFTLTRILAASRQAVFTAWTDPEHLGWFHNPEMPMPAEPIEVDLRVGGTWKQQMIVNEELSYPTGGIYLEIVPDERLVFRWGAVGGWPELGGGNDMTAPVVTVQLNDLGRDTELVLTVRFSEDLDIEEVQKLMLGGAREGWAATIDRVKDSSAQ; this is encoded by the coding sequence ATGACCCACTCCCCAACAGATCGAAGCTTCACCCTGACCCGGATTCTGGCTGCATCGCGGCAGGCGGTGTTCACCGCGTGGACCGATCCTGAGCACCTTGGTTGGTTCCATAACCCCGAGATGCCCATGCCGGCCGAGCCCATTGAAGTGGATCTTCGGGTCGGGGGGACGTGGAAGCAGCAGATGATCGTCAACGAGGAACTTAGCTATCCCACCGGTGGAATCTACCTGGAGATCGTTCCTGACGAACGGCTCGTTTTCCGCTGGGGTGCGGTGGGTGGATGGCCCGAACTCGGAGGCGGGAACGACATGACTGCCCCTGTTGTCACGGTGCAGCTGAACGACCTGGGCAGGGATACGGAGCTCGTCCTCACGGTCCGGTTCTCCGAGGATCTGGACATCGAGGAGGTACAAAAGCTCATGCTGGGCGGTGCCCGGGAGGGGTGGGCTGCGACCATCGACCGGGTCAAAGATAGCTCCGCCCAGTGA
- a CDS encoding mycothiol transferase codes for MSDAPLLAQLASARTHVLRTVEGLNNDQMRRALVPSGWTMTQLLNHLAFDDEMFWISAVLDGDDRAIAALHNGWASEPMTGAEAVTIYKREIARSEAILAAVDLNAPPRWWPPATVFDAPPMSTGREVVFRVLAETSVHAGHLDIVRELIDGHQHLVVS; via the coding sequence GTGAGCGACGCCCCATTGCTTGCCCAGCTTGCGAGTGCGCGGACGCATGTTCTTCGAACAGTCGAAGGCCTCAACAACGATCAGATGCGACGGGCTTTAGTCCCGTCCGGCTGGACAATGACGCAACTGCTCAACCACCTGGCCTTCGACGACGAGATGTTCTGGATATCGGCGGTACTCGACGGCGATGACAGGGCCATCGCAGCACTCCACAACGGGTGGGCGTCCGAACCGATGACCGGAGCTGAGGCCGTCACCATCTACAAGCGTGAAATCGCGCGAAGCGAAGCGATCCTTGCGGCGGTGGACCTGAACGCCCCGCCCCGCTGGTGGCCTCCGGCCACCGTTTTCGACGCGCCACCCATGTCCACTGGGCGTGAGGTGGTGTTCCGCGTACTCGCTGAGACGTCCGTCCACGCGGGCCACCTGGACATCGTCCGGGAGCTCATCGATGGGCATCAGCATCTCGTCGTGAGTTAG
- a CDS encoding alpha/beta fold hydrolase: MDADIRHLRLRTGITVPCLVQGKDDDGATPLLLLHAWGESRRSFDRLIPLLAGRRIVAPDLRGQGDADKPLNGYSLAEQAEDAAAILDALGMPRAAVVGSSSGGYVAQHLAVNNPEKAAALILVGSPLTLQGRPAVAAEVDSLTDPLDEGWVRDSLTWFPLVHDVPDWYIEDRVRDGLSMPAHSWKSILNGLCGAIPPTESGTIQAPTLILWGGQDNLLPRTDQETLAARIPGSVLRTYPDAAHLVLWECPERVAEDITAFLRTLG, from the coding sequence ATGGACGCCGACATCCGGCACCTCCGGCTCCGCACCGGCATCACCGTGCCGTGCCTCGTCCAGGGCAAGGACGACGACGGAGCCACTCCCCTGCTGCTGCTCCACGCCTGGGGCGAATCCCGGCGGAGCTTCGACCGCCTGATCCCGCTCTTGGCCGGCCGCCGGATCGTCGCGCCGGACCTTCGCGGCCAGGGCGACGCGGACAAGCCCCTGAACGGCTACTCCCTGGCGGAGCAGGCCGAGGACGCCGCCGCCATCCTGGACGCACTCGGCATGCCCCGCGCTGCCGTCGTTGGCTCCTCCAGCGGCGGCTACGTGGCCCAACATCTTGCCGTCAACAACCCCGAAAAGGCAGCCGCCCTGATACTGGTGGGGTCTCCCCTGACCCTGCAGGGACGGCCCGCCGTTGCCGCCGAGGTGGACTCCCTGACCGACCCGCTCGACGAGGGGTGGGTGCGGGACTCGCTCACTTGGTTTCCCCTGGTCCACGACGTCCCGGATTGGTACATCGAAGACCGCGTCCGCGACGGCCTCAGCATGCCCGCGCACTCGTGGAAAAGCATTCTCAACGGGCTTTGCGGAGCCATCCCTCCCACAGAATCCGGGACCATCCAGGCGCCCACGCTCATCCTCTGGGGCGGCCAGGACAACCTGCTGCCGCGCACGGACCAAGAGACACTGGCCGCCAGGATCCCGGGCTCGGTACTCAGGACCTACCCCGACGCAGCGCACCTGGTGTTGTGGGAATGTCCGGAACGCGTCGCGGAGGACATCACCGCCTTCCTGCGCACCCTCGGCTGA